A portion of the bacterium (Candidatus Blackallbacteria) CG13_big_fil_rev_8_21_14_2_50_49_14 genome contains these proteins:
- a CDS encoding 1,4-dihydroxy-2-naphthoyl-CoA synthase (catalyzes the formation of 1,4-dihydroxy-2-naphthoate from O-succinylbenzoyl-CoA), translated as MSQTISPIFDPQAWETVPGFDFTDITYHRAREQGTVRIAFNRPEVRNAFRPHTVDELYRALEHARQWSDVGSVLLTGNGPSPKDGGWAFCSGGDQRIRGKDGYKYEGDPGSIDPARLGRLHILEVQRLIRFMPKIVIAVVPGWAVGGGHSLHVVCDLTLASEEHARFKQTDPDVASFDSGYGSAYLARQCGQKRAREVFFLGLDYTAREAFEMGMVNKVVPHAELETVALEWAHLINHKSPTAMRMLKFGFNLIDDGLVGQQIFAGEATRLAYGTDEAQEGRDAFLEKRPQDYSRFPWHY; from the coding sequence CAGACGATCTCCCCGATTTTTGACCCCCAGGCTTGGGAAACTGTGCCCGGCTTTGATTTTACAGATATTACCTATCACCGCGCCCGCGAACAGGGCACGGTCAGAATTGCCTTTAACCGCCCCGAAGTGCGCAATGCCTTTCGCCCCCATACGGTGGATGAACTCTACCGCGCCTTGGAGCATGCCCGCCAGTGGAGCGATGTGGGGTCTGTGCTGTTAACAGGCAATGGCCCCTCACCCAAAGATGGCGGCTGGGCTTTCTGTTCGGGGGGGGATCAGCGCATTCGCGGCAAAGATGGCTATAAATACGAAGGTGATCCGGGCAGTATCGATCCCGCCCGTCTGGGACGCTTGCATATTCTCGAAGTGCAGCGTCTGATCCGCTTTATGCCCAAAATCGTGATCGCCGTGGTGCCCGGTTGGGCTGTGGGCGGCGGCCACAGTCTGCATGTGGTCTGTGATTTAACCCTGGCCTCTGAAGAACATGCCCGCTTCAAGCAGACCGACCCGGACGTTGCCAGTTTTGATTCGGGCTATGGTTCGGCCTATCTGGCCCGTCAATGTGGTCAGAAACGGGCCCGCGAGGTGTTTTTTCTGGGGCTGGACTATACCGCCCGTGAAGCCTTTGAAATGGGCATGGTCAATAAGGTGGTGCCCCATGCTGAACTCGAAACCGTGGCCTTGGAATGGGCCCACCTGATCAACCACAAATCGCCCACGGCCATGCGCATGCTCAAATTTGGCTTCAATCTGATCGACGATGGCCTGGTGGGCCAGCAAATCTTTGCCGGTGAAGCCACCCGTCTGGCCTATGGCACCGATGAAGCCCAAGAGGGCCGCGATGCCTTTCTTGAAAAACGTCCCCAGGATTACAGCCGTTTTCCCTGGCATTATTGA